A single region of the Rattus rattus isolate New Zealand chromosome 8, Rrattus_CSIRO_v1, whole genome shotgun sequence genome encodes:
- the Tmprss5 gene encoding transmembrane protease serine 5, producing the protein MEIRCTEEGPGPGIFRAELGDQQQPISQSQRWCCLQRGCVILGALGLLAGAGVGSWLLVLYLWPAASPPVSVTLQEEEVTLSCPGVSSEEKLLPSLPKAVSFRINGEDLLLEVQVRARPDWLLVCHEGWNPALGMHICQSLGHFRLTQHKAVNLSDIKLNRSQEFAQLSARPGSLVEEAWQPSANCPSGRIVSLKCSECGARPLASRIVGGQAVASGRWPWQASVMLGSRHTCGASVLAPYWVVTAAHCMYSFRLSRLSSWRVHAGLVSHSAVRQHQGTMVEKIIPHPLYSAQNHDYDVALLQLRTPINFSDTVGAVCLPAKEQHFPQGSQCWVSGWGHTDPSHTHSSDTLQDTMVPLLSTDLCNSSCMYSGALTHRMLCAGFLDGRADACQGDSGGPLVCPSGDTWHLVGVVSWGRGCAEPNRPGVYAKVAEFLDWIHDTVQVR; encoded by the exons ATGGAGATCCGGTGCACAGAAGAGGGTCCTGGGCCTGGGATCTTCAGAGCAGAGTTGGGAGACCAGCAGCAACCCA TCTCTCAGTCCCAGCGTTGGTGCTGCCTGCAACGTGGCTGTGTAATACTGGGAGCCCTGGGGCTGCTGGCTGGAGCAGGTGTTGGTTCCTGGCTCTTAG TGTTGTATCTCTGGCCGGCTGCCTCTCCACCCGTCTCGGTGACGTTGCAGGAGGAGGAGGTAACGTTGAGCTGCCCAGGAGTGAGCAGTGAGGAAAAACTCCTTCCATCTCTTCCCAAAGCAG TATCTTTCAGAATAAATGGCGAGGATCTTCTGCTTGAAGTGCAAGTAAGGGCTCGGCCAGACTGGCTCCTGGTCTGCCATGAGGGCTGGAACCCTGCCCTGGGGATGCACATCTGCCAGAGTCTTGGGCACTTCAG aCTCACTCAACACAAGGCAGTGAATCTGTCTGACATCAAGCTCAACAGATCCCAGGAGTTTGCTCAGCTCTCTGCTAGACCGGGAAGCCTTGTAGAGGAGGCATGGCAGCCCAG CGCTAACTGTCCTTCTGGCCGAATTGTTTCTCTCAAATGTTCTG AGTGTGGGGCAAGACCTCTGGCCTCTCGAATAGTTGGCGGTCAGGCTGTGGCTTCTGGGCGCTGGCCGTGGCAAGCTAGTGTGATGCTCGGCTCCCGACACACATGTGGGGCCTCTGTGCTGGCACCCTACTGGGTAGTGACTGCCGCCCACTGCATGTACAG TTTCAGGCTGTCCCGCCTATCCAGCTGGCGGGTTCATGCAGGGCTGGTCAGCCACAGTGCTGTCCGACAACACCAGGGAACTATGGTGGAGAAGATCATTCCCCACCCTTTGTACAGCGCCCAGAACCATGACTATGATGTGGCTCTGCTGCAGCTCCGGACACCAATCAACTTCTCAG ACACTGTGGGCGCTGTGTGTTTGCCGGCCAAGGAGCAGCACTTTCCACAAGGGTCGCAGTGCTGGGTGTCTGGCTGGGGCCACACCGACCCCAGCCATA CTCATAGCTCAGATACACTGCAGGACACAATGGTACCCCTGCTCAGCACCGATCTCTGCAACAGCTCATGCATGTACAGTGGGGCACTTACACACCGCATGCTGTGTGCCGGCTTCCTGGACGGAAGGGCAGATGCGTGCCAG GGAGACAGCGGGGGACCCCTGGTGTGTCCCAGTGGTGACACGTGGCACCTTGTAGGGGTGGTCAGCTGGGGTCGTGGCTGTGCAGAGCCCAATCGCCCAGGTGTTTATGCCAAGGTAGCAGAGTTCCTGGACTGGATCCATGACACTGTGCAG GTCCGCTAG